From the Eremothecium cymbalariae DBVPG#7215 chromosome 6, complete sequence genome, one window contains:
- the EXO70 gene encoding GTP-Rho binding exocyst subunit EXO70 (similar to Ashbya gossypii AFR100W), with product MPVIDVDEADIFVLSNGLQKLNQLTMEINESLSKITSTTSKSSQIFTPILSANTRLTILKRNIESSLDSVSSIKDLASDASKYEIILEQDIREVGLKKFIKVLHKVDDIMDDLKEQSKKTADFRGIVTHLEELVRVGKKNLQIYFANTLNRIQPFDPQVYMTKKVQFPFYTTEDMQELADILNYFSNSERDLTLDIFVKQRGQLVLGSLAFLEPFTKQIMQEKNTPYQKSSSGVNSYTEALVTFLGNESALITELYGKQPEKRAIVLNKVGFPILHNYAKIVKHNIQLTIDDLNNYGLFVFELGENINKVLYVLDGKQFQGFEELIQYEQELRVVAQSLFKDLIQYIGQKAGSMSQLPTDNGVTEATVDIMSRLRKFSEYKTGCLTTICTMTRESWLPKESKNVWTISITPKHAQQLLSCFFSDAIDYLAISLERKAQKILNPNMEPEVGVPNKRIPQMQRIGFFVLTNITLIEQIVQRSEINSVLEEVGAARLVKLKARYVNYFASDWRDLASNLLDQVFVDSTGKISSKDKDQVKEKFRKFNEGFEQLVSNYKTCRITDPSMKKLLKQEIFALVAPMYERFHNRYKDSFKNPRKHIKYTPNELMNVLNSLGR from the coding sequence ATGCCTGTaattgatgttgatgaagcGGATATATTTGTTCTCAGTAATGGacttcaaaaattaaatCAGTTAACTATGGAAATCAATGAAAGCCTGTCTAAAATTACATCTACGACATCAAAGTCTAGTCAAATATTCACGCCGATACTATCGGCAAATACCAGGTTAactattttgaaaaggaataTTGAGTCGAGTCTTGATTCGGTGTCATCTATTAAGGATCTAGCAAGTGATGCTTCCAAGTATGAGATAATCTTAGAACAAGATATTCGTGAGGTAGGTCTGAAGAAGTTTATCAAGGTTCTTCATAAGGTCGATGATATAATGGATGATCTAAAGGAGCAGAGTAAGAAAACGGCTGATTTCAGAGGTATTGTTACTCATTTAGAAGAATTGGTGAGGGTTGGTAAGAAAAACTTACAAATATACTTTGCCAATACACTGAATAGGATACAACCCTTCGATCCCCAAGTATACATGACCAAGAAAGTTCAATTCCCATTTTACACTACAGAGGATATGCAAGAACTGGCTGATATACTGAATTATTTTTCGAATTCCGAACGTGATTTGactttggatatttttgtGAAACAACGAGGGCAGTTGGTTCTCGGTTCGTTAGCCTTTTTGGAGCCATTCACCAAGCAAATTATGCAGGAGAAGAATACACCTTACCAGAAGAGTTCCAGTGGGGTCAATAGCTATACGGAAGCGCTTGTTACTTTTCTTGGTAATGAAAGTGCGCTGATAACAGAGTTATATGGTAAACAACCGGAGAAAAGGGCCATTGTGTTGAATAAAGTTGGATTTCCAATTTTGCATAATTACGCAAAAATTGTAAAACATAACATCCAACTAACTATAGATGATTTGAACAATTATGGTCTGTTTGTATTCGAATTAGGagaaaatattaacaaaGTGCTCTATGTGTTGGATGGAAAACAATTTCAAGGTTTCGAAGAATTGATCCAGTACGAGCAAGAACTTAGAGTGGTTGCGCAATCTTTGTTTAAAGATCTAATCCAATATATTGGCCAAAAGGCAGGATCTATGTCGCAGCTTCCCACTGATAATGGGGTGACAGAAGCTACAGTTGATATAATGTCACGATTAAGGAAATTTAGTGAATACAAAACTGGTTGTCTCACTACTATTTGTACGATGACTCGTGAGTCTTGGCTTCCGAAGGAATCCAAAAACGTTTGGACGATATCAATTACCCCAAAGCATGCACAGCAGTTACTGTCATGTTTTTTCAGTGATGCAATTGACTACTTAGCGATTTCCCTCGAACGGAAGGCTCAAAAAATTCTCAATCCAAATATGGAACCAGAAGTCGGTGTCCCAAACAAAAGAATTCCTCAGATGCAGCGTATAGggttttttgttctaaCAAATATCACTTTGATAGAACAGATTGTCCAACGTAGTGAAATTAATTCTGTGCTTGAGGAAGTTGGCGCTGCAAGGCTAGTAAAACTAAAGGCTCGATATGTCAATTATTTTGCTTCAGATTGGAGAGATTTAGCTTCCAACCTTTTGGATCAAGTTTTCGTTGATTCTACTGGTaaaatttcatcaaaagaTAAAGATCAAGTAAAGGAAAAGTTCAGAAAGTTCAACGAAGGTTTTGAACAATTGGTATCTAATTATAAGACATGCAGGATCACAGATCCATCtatgaagaagttattaaaaCAGGAGATATTTGCTCTAGTTGCACCAATGTATGAAAGATTCCATAATCGCTATAAGGACTCATTcaaaaatccaagaaaacatataaaatatacCCCTAATGAGTTGATGAACGTTCTGAATTCTTTAGGGAggtaa
- the TRL1 gene encoding tRNA ligase (similar to Ashbya gossypii AFR099C) has protein sequence MNGVVAGDFNRSVTELVQELELASKLTKRGKAYKIPCTLFHSCTKVNSWKFNEWDYGKNNVTLPSNARGLFILDDAEKPEIVARGYDKFFNVDEMASTSWKELEKNTSGPYEVTVKENGCIILISGTEDGELVVCSKHSTGPRYDIDRNHAEAGELFLRREAGKLNIDVNKMAEKLYAMKCTAVAEYCDDSFEEHILEYTKDKAGLYLHGLNMNKPKFQTLPMDAVQRFAKEFGFKAVEYFKESDINVLRAFIESCGVQGTYHDQEIEGFVIRCRTKAGDDFFFKYKFEEPYYLYRQWREATRQYIQTNSRIFNFKKHRFITNKYMDFVIPLLENNVELSQQYMRGVGIIKLRKMFLEDYGMTGFEILNSETIKELELKNALDMDKVGEQTKFLLFPIGTVGCGKTTVALALNNLFAETWGHVQNDNITSKDKIKLMKDALELLRKDKIKAVIVDRNNHQYRERKQLFEWFNQLKEDYLPYYANVKFIALSFLQYQDIETAKSITVQRVFKRGDNHQSIKASSDNQKKVFSIINGFINRYEPVNEECSPDNLFDYVIHLNVNNPDSSLINTKLVLNKLHEKYNVLVGEIPSEQAVNKAFSSALNYQPTITKMMGGRSKRSTRNEKYKPVYFAAEINDVQRLRREIDDLIKRSIPNSAGLSSLIDVTSLKDSFHVTLIHINAGKKGTKFEKDMWCEYNKRYNNLLLKNGSNLDKVQPKYLASTDSVKVELKSLLWDTNTVAVLVKVDKECIVDKEGNKVPLLSIITKHPHITIGFIKEGVKAYYSNTLCDLMEEHHFENGSFPGGLNCLNFEYPLFLDSTVCTFL, from the coding sequence ATGAatggtgttgttgctggAGACTTTAATAGATCAGTTACGGAGCTTGTACAAGAGTTGGAGTTAGCTTCAAAACTAACAAAGCGAGGAAAGGCTTACAAGATTCCATGTACTTTATTCCATTCCTGTACAAAGGTGAATAGTTGGAAATTTAATGAATGGGACTACGGAAAGAATAACGTCACATTGCCTTCAAATGCTCGAGGGTTGTTTATTCTTGATGACGCAGAGAAACCTGAGATCGTTGCAAGAGGTTACGACAAGTTTTTCAATGTCGATGAAATGGCTTCGACTTCATGGAAGGAGTTAGAGAAGAATACCAGTGGACCATATGAAGTGACCGTTAAAGAGAATGGATGTATAATTCTGATCTCTGGCACCGAAGATGGTGAGCTTGTGGTTTGTTCGAAGCATTCAACTGGGCCAAGATATGATATAGATAGAAATCATGCAGAGGCTGGGGAGTTATTTTTGAGGAGGGAAGCAGGGAAACTAAACATCGATGTTAATAAGATGGCAGAAAAGTTGTATGCAATGAAGTGTACTGCGGTAGCTGAATATTGCGATGATAGCTTTGAGGAACACATTTTAGAATACACTAAAGATAAGGCTGGGTTGTATCTTCATGGTCTAAATATGAACAAACCTAAGTTCCAGACCTTGCCAATGGATGCGGTGCAGCGTTTTGCAAAAGAATTTGGTTTTAAGGCTGTTGagtattttaaagaatcGGATATAAATGTTCTCAGGGCTTTTATAGAGTCTTGTGGTGTCCAAGGGACCTACCATGACCAAGAGATAGAAGGGTTCGTAATCAGATGCAGAACTAAAGCAGGTGAcgatttcttttttaaatataaattcGAAGAACCTTATTATTTGTACAGACAATGGCGTGAAGCTACCAGGCAATATATCCAGACTAACTCTCGTATATTCAACTTTAAGAAGCACAGGTTCATCACTAATAAATACATGGACTTTGTTATCCCATTGCTTGAAAATAATGTTGAATTATCTCAGCAATATATGCGTGGTGTAGGAATAATTAAGCTGAGGAAAAtgtttttggaagattATGGTATGACGGGTTTCGAAATATTAAATAGTGAAACAATCAAAGAACTTGAATTAAAAAACGCTTTGGATATGGATAAGGTGGGTGAGCAAACCAAGTTTCTGCTGTTCCCTATTGGGACAGTTGGTTGTGGTAAAACCACTGTTGCATTAGCGCTTAACAACTTATTTGCCGAGACTTGGGGACATGTTCAGAATGATAATATAACAAGCAAAGACAAAATAAAACTTATGAAAGACGCTTTAGAATTGCTTAGGAAAGATAAGATTAAAGCTGTTATTGTTGATAGAAACAACCATCAGTATCGAGAACGCAAACAGTTATTTGAATGGTTTAATCAGCTGAAAGAGGATTACTTGCCTTATTACGCTAATGTAAAGTTCATTGCTCTCTCATTCTTACAATATCAAGATATAGAGACTGCGAAGTCAATTACTGTACAAAGGGTATTCAAACGTGGGGATAACCATCAAAGTATCAAGGCTTCTTCAGATAATCAGAAGAAAGTTTTCTCTATCATAAATGGTTTTATCAATCGATATGAGCCGGTAAACGAGGAATGTAGCCCAGATAATCTCTTTGACTACGTCATTCACCTGAATGTGAATAACCCTGACTCTTCTTTAATTAATACAAAACTTGTGTTGAACAAGTTGcatgaaaaatataatgTCCTAGTTGGTGAGATTCCATCTGAACAAGCAGTTAATAAGGCATTTTCGTCCGCTCTAAATTATCAGCCAACGATCACTAAAATGATGGGTGGGAGATCAAAAAGAAGTACTAGAAATGAGAAGTATAAACCGGTGTATTTTGCAGCGGAAATCAATGATGTGCAGAGATTAAGGCGGGAGATTGACGACTTGATCAAAAGAAGTATTCCAAATAGTGCGGGATTGTCAAGTCTAATTGATGTAACCTCTTTAAAAGATTCATTTCACGTGACTTTGATTCATATAAATGCTGGAAAGAAAGGGACCAAGTTCGAGAAAGATATGTGGTGcgaatataataaaaggTACAACAACTTGTTGTTAAAAAATGGATCCAATTTGGATAAAGTTCAACCGAAGTACCTTGCAAGCACTGACTCTGTCAAAGTCGAATTGAAAAGTCTACTCTGGGATACCAACACTGTAGCAGTGCTGGTCAAAGTGGATAAAGAATGCATCGTGGATAAAGAGGGGAATAAAGTCCCACTGCTATCTATTATAACAAAACATCCGCATATCACGATTGGATTCATTAAAGAGGGTGTAAAGGCTTACTATTCCAACACCTTATGTGATCTGATGGAAGAGCATCACTTTGAAAATGGGAGTTTTCCAGGTGGGTTGAATTGTCTAAACTTTGAATACCCTCTATTTCTGGATTCAACAGTATGTACCTTTTTGTAG
- the ARG3 gene encoding ornithine carbamoyltransferase (similar to Ashbya gossypii AFR098W) encodes MDTKISSNIRVIRHLISIKDLADDELRSLVRRAAYFKRIFKANDQEEFLENHMKLLGRTVGLLFSKRSTRTRISSEGAAAFFGAHPMFLGKDDIQLGVNESLYDSVHVISSMVSCIFARVNNHSDIRELAINSSVPIINSLCDRFHPLQAICDMLTIKENFNCTQNKIKIAWVGDANNVINDMAIAALKLGMDVAVATPESIEMDEEIVAIAKETSARTGATVLFTHCPKEAVKDANVVVTDTFVSMGEEYMYQAKLKQFSGFAVDAELCKHAAPDFKFMHCLPRHKEEVTDEIFYGENSIVFQQAENRLYAAIAAIDVFVNRKGNFAFE; translated from the coding sequence ATGGACACCAAGATTTCTTCCAACATCAGGGTTATTCGTCATCTCATTTCAATCAAAGATTTagctgatgatgaactaCGTTCGCTAGTTAGACGTGCAGCATATTTTAAAAGGATATTTAAAGCTAATGATCAGGAAGAATTCCTGGAAAACCACATGAAGTTATTGGGAAGGACAGTAGGTTTActattttcaaaaagatcaaCTAGAACCAGGATTTCTAGCGAGGGTGCTGCGGCCTTTTTTGGTGCTCATCCAATGTTTTTGGGCAAAGACGATATTCAGTTGGGTGTTAATGAATCGCTTTACGATAGTGTACATGTAATATCCTCTATGGTTTCTTGTATTTTTGCCAGAGTCAATAATCATTCAGATATCCGAGAACTAGCTATTAACTCTAGTGTTCCAATTATCAATTCTTTATGCGATAGGTTCCATCCTTTACAGGCTATATGTGACATGTTGACTATCAAGGAGAATTTCAATTGCActcaaaataaaataaaaatagcGTGGGTTGGTGATGCTAATAATGTTATAAACGATATGGCTATCGCAGCATTGAAACTCGGTATGGATGTTGCAGTTGCAACACCAGAAAGCATTGAAATGGACGAAGAGATCGTGGCCATTGCCAAAGAGACCAGTGCTCGAACGGGTGCTACAGTATTATTTACACATTGTCCAAAAGAAGCTGTAAAAGACGCAAATGTGGTTGTTACAGATACCTTCGTATCCATGGGAGAGGAGTATATGTACCAAGCAAAGTTAAAACAATTCAGCGGGTTTGCTGTCGACGCAGAACTATGTAAGCACGCAGCGCCTGATTTTAAGTTCATGCACTGTCTACCTAGACATAAGGAGGAAGTCACAGATGAAATCTTTTATGGCGAGAATTCCATAGTGTTTCAGCAAGCAGAAAATAGATTGTATGCAGCTATCGCCGCTATTGATGTATTTGTAAATCGCAAGGGTAATTTCGCTTTCGAGTGA
- the NTR2 gene encoding Ntr2p (similar to Ashbya gossypii AFR097W) has protein sequence MRKRNKIKLKLPTHSASDDNNDNDNDLQSITRPSSQIRPKQNLKISILNEEDDQLDMGLLELDVKLKNRTKKHPTLVALQNHEDDGDDNEDQKGHDYTDLFVISKEPKHVQEKIINLEGISDVDDGDESELKEKVQEMRRHKIVMDQKYRTSHTGFYDHAEKSLEYDEKAYVRLLDSDDKEQLNEILGKRRTNTPPGKYAQEFDDDAAAATMVEDEKLALTKSEAIDQTLRRKKEIEAALNHHDDEGDEWETTQLNKFDKTTNSTLKRQLPRRFKAQAEDIHTIEEMLQTLLPSNASIRISLLQKQLDLVQAELAALNIRKVDLLNKVKTSVVDENFA, from the coding sequence ATGCGCAAGAGAAATAAGATTAAACTCAAGCTCCCGACACATTCTGCATCcgatgataataatgataatgataatgaccTGCAATCGATAACAAGACCAAGTTCACAGATACGTCCTAAACAAAACTTAAAAATTTCGATTTtgaatgaagaagatgaccAACTAGATATGGGGCTTTTGGAACTAGATgtaaaactaaaaaataGAACGAAAAAGCACCCGACTCTGGTAGCTTTACAGAATCACGAAGACGACGGTGACGACAACGAAGATCAGAAGGGACATGACTATACAGACCTGTTCGTCATATCTAAAGAACCAAAACATGTACAAGAaaagataataaatttaGAGGGTATATCTGATGTTGACGATGGCGATGAATCTGAGCTGAAAGAAAAGGTCCAAGAAATGAGGCGACACAAGATAGTGATGGATCAAAAATACAGAACAAGTCATACCGGGTTTTATGACCATGCAGAAAAGAGTTTAGAGTATGATGAAAAGGCGTATGTGAGGTTACTTGACAGCGATGACAAGGAGCAATTGAATGAGATATTGGGGAAACGAAGAACGAATACCCCCCCGGGGAAATATGCACAAGAGTTTGATGAcgatgctgctgctgctactaTGGTGGAAGATGAAAAGCTTGCGTTAACTAAGTCTGAAGCCATTGATCAGACCCTAAGGAGGAAAAAAGAGATCGAGGCTGCCTTGAACCATCACGACGATGAGGGCGATGAGTGGGAAACAACTCAGCTAAATaagtttgataaaacaacaaattctACGCTCAAGAGACAGCTCCCACGTAGATTTAAAGCCCAAGCGGAGGATATCCATACCATTGAAGAGATGCTCCAGACCCTTTTGCCTTCGAATGCTAGCATCAGGATATCGTTGTTGCAAAAACAGCTCGATTTAGTGCAGGCTGAACTTGCTGCCCTAAATATAAGAAAAGTTGATTTACTGAACAAAGTGAAGACAAGTGTCGtagatgaaaattttgCCTAA
- the SIP4 gene encoding Sip4p (similar to Ashbya gossypii AFR096W) — translation MLGKRKYGSFSSHEERTIELSSVKRSSQACDRCRLKKIKCDGVRPSCTSCKKIGYQCRTSDKLTRRGFPRGYTEMLEQEVIKLQRLYNSVRGSSGGAVQAVQAARPRDDGGGSTRADADTGAADTDAGFGHGCEDKAGNIGAVVDADPRQPPQHTQPLLPLPFVNDSFYYYTNYADGETYLGNAVWPTIVGGCRDKSVIPSDDGSLVQSLERTFQLDSTGVPAALARLYHNDISLARANIKSRVSAFLKEFSLIPLLYGNDWKARLKSIVSVGAGRRAGAGGGVGGRQHGGEDPTAMLAVVYIIQWNYSLFSPETLFNMTKLVCTLAGDMLSGMQVLLLGSYYFMSLPRQLTTRQSGSVGWTMQLMNLAFSQVLSQGLYVNYKKLVPVGGDGKGGDRKACGGGADEGAVVGEEGDEGVYETRLVAFWVFQFLSSLWSLLQGLPKTNFLSDEFQPPGIASLEVAALRPFQILLENMLQLDGCNLLQVLGMQNARYTYVVESFRHTLNHWKLYHNFRDHDLNEITVDNNDRIEIQLTLCYLLPRWLTEQGFPESHHLSSEILSLYYLLLANEQGSSATVTQPSVLKLIHFMPWDNWELIKRCFQNLSKVARDVDKYTFEKYRDLITNWSHLWYEDDPTYEEVMDRYNIKVGDRFGRPVTLVQIIQNVRNGVVAQVASANRPLLKPFRSPSTLSAGDPFNMFSNNTPVAENSPSQWFLMSAGLDLVSSDPTAVSAASAETATAMGSVGTLPNAIGACSFSTATAAMGNNATANYEPFPCLAEDDDGYVEDDESEEGDDRDDVLNFSSGPNHHTLFSHRVNARKLTGNNHVILENKHLMRSRNKSESETCDPNASTPIKDSGVPQLHYELVPDSLTTDVNGCRSHHTHNQHHILGGVEIGGKNNNNSSNSNGMQTGTATPRSLVDLLILPMAVGKKGSGDGITTPKDEDSVLRSNA, via the coding sequence ATGCTTGGGAAAAGGAAATACGGAAGTTTCTCGTCGCACGAAGAACGGACAATTGAGCTGTCGAGTGTCAAAAGGTCTTCGCAGGCGTGTGACCGGTGCAggctgaagaagataaagtGCGATGGGGTCCGGCCCAGCTGCACGTCGTGCAAGAAGATAGGGTACCAATGCCGGACAAGTGATAAACTAACGCGCAGGGGGTTCCCGCGTGGTTACACAGAGATGCTGGAACAGGAAGTGATCAAGCTGCAGCGGCTGTACAACTCGGTCAGGGGTTCTTCGGGGGGAGCCGTGCAGGCGGTGCAGGCCGCGCGTCCGCGGGACGACGGCGGTGGGAGTACTCGGGCGGACGCGGACACCGGTGCGGCGGACACAGACGCGGGGTTTGGGCACGGTTGTGAAGACAAAGCCGGAAATATAGGCGCAGTGGTGGATGCAGATCCGCGGCAGCCGCCGCAGCATACGCAGCcgctgctgccgctgcccTTTGTGAATGATAGTTTCTACTACTATACCAACTACGCGGACGGAGAAACGTACCTAGGGAATGCGGTGTGGCCGACTATTGTGGGCGGGTGTAGGGACAAGAGTGTAATTCCGTCGGATGACGGGAGTCTTGTACAGTCTTTGGAACGGACGTTTCAGCTGGACAGCACCGGGGTGCCTGCGGCGCTAGCGCGGTTGTATCACAACGATATTTCGTTGGCACGTGCGAACATCAAGTCCAGGGTTTCTGCGTTTCTCAAGGAGTTTTCTTTGATTCCGTTGTTGTACGGGAATGATTGGAAGGCGCGGTTGAAGAGTATTGTGAGTGTTGGTGCTGGGAGGCGGGCCGGCGCGGGCGGCGGCGTGGGCGGCAGACAGCACGGTGGGGAGGATCCCACGGCGATGCTGGCGGTTGTTTACATAATCCAGTGGAATTATAGTCTGTTTAGTCCTGAGACGTTATTTAACATGACGAAGTTGGTTTGCACTTTGGCTGGGGATATGCTGTCAGGCATGCaggtgttgttgttgggtagttattattttatgtCGCTGCCCAGGCAGTTGACCACGCGGCAGAGTGGGTCGGTTGGGTGGACGATGCAGTTGATGAATCTTGCGTTTTCGCAGGTTTTGTCGCAGGGACTTTATGTGAACTATAAGAAGCTGGTGCCTGTTGGTGGGGACGGTAAGGGCGGAGATCGTAAAGCCTGCGGCGGAGGTGCTGATGAGGGAGCCGTTGTGGGTGAGGAAGGCGATGAGGGTGTGTATGAGACGCGGTTGGTTGCGTTCTGGGTATTTCAGTTTTTGAGCAGTCTTTGGTCGTTGTTGCAAGGGCTGCCGAAGACGAATTTTCTTTCGGACGAGTTCCAGCCTCCGGGGATAGCTAGTTTGGAAGTTGCTGCGCTGCGGCCGTTCCAGATTCTTTTGGAGAATATGTTGCAGTTGGATGGATGCAACCTGCTTCAGGTTTTAGGGATGCAGAACGCTCGCTACACGTATGTGGTTGAGTCGTTTCGGCATACTCTGAACCATTGGAAGCTGTACCATAATTTTCGAGACCATGATTTGAACGAGATAACGGTGGACAATAACGATCGGATTGAGATACAGTTGACGCTGTGCTATTTGCTACCGCGATGGTTGACGGAGCAAGGGTTTCCTGAATCGCATCACCTGTCTTCCGAGATTTTGTCGTTATATTATCTGTTGTTGGCGAACGAGCAGGGCTCTTCGGCTACGGTGACGCAACCTTCTGTTCTCAAGTTGATTCATTTTATGCCGTGGGATAATTGGGAGCTGATTAAGCGGTGTTTTCAGAATCTTTCCAAGGTGGCCAGGGATGTTGACAAGTAcacttttgaaaagtacCGCGACCTTATCACCAATTGGTCACACCTGTGGTATGAAGATGATCCTACCTATGAAGAGGTTATGGATAGGTACAATATCAAGGTGGGCGATCGGTTTGGCAGACCTGTTACTTTGGTGCAGATCATCCAGAACGTGAGGAATGGGGTTGTTGCGCAGGTCGCCTCTGCAAACAGACCATTACTGAAGCCCTTTAGGTCGCCGTCCACTTTGTCTGCAGGCGACCCCTTCAATATGTTCTCCAATAACACTCCGGTGGCAGAGAATTCACCGTCACAGTGGTTCCTCATGTCTGCCGGTCTTGACCTTGTTTCCAGCGATCCGACGGCCGTCTCCGCGGCCTCCGCGGAGACAGCTACAGCTATGGGTTCTGTGGGGACTCTACCTAATGCTATTGGGGCGTGTAGCTTTAGCACGGCAACCGCGGCCATGGGCAACAATGCCACTGCCAATTATGAGCCATTCCCCTGTCTGGCTGAGGATGACGACGGCTATGTGGAGGATGACGAAAGCGAGGAAGGGGATGATCGTGATGATGTGCTCAATTTCAGCAGCGGCCCCAACCACCACACATTGTTCAGCCACAGAGTCAACGCTCGTAAGTTGACCGGCAACAATCACGtaatattggaaaataaGCATCTTATGAGATCGAGAAATAAAAGTGAGTCAGAAACATGCGATCCAAACGCTTCAACTCCGATCAAGGACTCTGGAGTACCTCAACTTCATTATGAGTTGGTACCTGATTCTCTCACTACCGATGTTAATGGATGTAGAAGCCATCATACTCATAATCAGCATCACATTTTAGGTGGCGTTGAGATAGGTGGcaagaataataataatagcagTAATAGTAACGGGATGCAAACCGGCACCGCTACCCCCAGATCACTGGTGGATTTGTTAATACTACCCATGGCGGTTGGGAAGAAAGGCTCTGGTGACGGGATCACTACTCCAAAGGATGAAGACTCGGTTTTAAGAAGTAACGCTTAG